In the Dioscorea cayenensis subsp. rotundata cultivar TDr96_F1 chromosome 12, TDr96_F1_v2_PseudoChromosome.rev07_lg8_w22 25.fasta, whole genome shotgun sequence genome, one interval contains:
- the LOC120273991 gene encoding uncharacterized protein LOC120273991, whose translation MNTISTLRSSLRAANSHRTCLQPLARALSTTPSGTDDLTKKTQTEAEKKPKGNNTSTPPNLKTSELPPPLDPSLQQRRRCHVSKEALDGVSCVGFDGGIITGGDWKEDFKEYYEDHKPSPLAEIEIVDTRKPITKAIDERWEEGVVGAAMVEEDTVDAALERAERLFREAAERGDPETPHSKALARMIAMRERNHSDAFCRLI comes from the exons atgaaCACCATATCAACCCTTCGTTCTTCTCTTCGCGCTGCCAACTCCCACCGCACGTGCCTGCAACCTCTAGCACGTGCCCTCTCCACAACTCCTTCCGGCACCGACGACCTCACCAAG AAAACCCAAACCGAAGCCGAGAAAAAACCAAAAGGCAATAATACATCAACACCaccaaatctcaagaccagcgaGCTTCCTCCGCCGTTGGATCCATCTCTCCAGCAACGCCGGCGATGCCACGTGTCCAAAGAAGCCCTCGACGGCGTATCCTGCGTGGGCTTCGACGGAGGCATCATCACCGGCGGTGACTGGAAAGAGGACTTCAAGGAGTACTACGAGGATCACAAGCCATCGCCTTTAGCGGAGATCGAGATCGTGGATACGAGAAAGCCGATAACGAAGGCGATCGATGAGCGATGGGAGGAGGGAGTAGTGGGGGCGGCGATGGTGGAGGAGGACACGGTGGATGCGGCGCTGGAGCGAGCGGAGAGGTTGTTCAGAGAGGCGGCGGAGAGAGGGGATCCGGAGACGCCGCACTCGAAGGCGCTTGCGAGAATGATAGCGATGCGCGAGAGGAATCACTCTGATGCTTTTTGCCGGCTTATTTAG
- the LOC120273976 gene encoding putative invertase inhibitor has protein sequence MATLSLHSIPSAITLYIFILIASINADNLIEETCKQVPDLKDLCVQTLTSDPKSKTSNDAHGLTSVAIGLTAKEAAVAGDQITRLAEQVKAHEEELLQCLADCEEEYEDAVQQLEQCRVSMDEKEYHEVVMFVEAALNDVKNCEEACKNVEEKEKKELIEEKNNKVRDMCNFALALTIGLQQHKNHVTST, from the coding sequence ATGGCGACCCTTTCCCTTCATTCAATCCCTAGCGCAATCACTCTCtacatcttcatcctcatcgcTTCAATCAACGCTGACAACCTAATCGAAGAAACCTGCAAACAAGTCCCAGATCTAAAAGACCtgtgtgtgcaaaccctaaCATCAGATCCAAAAAGCAAAACAAGCAACGACGCACACGGGCTGACAAGTGTAGCAATAGGGTTGACGGCGAAGGAAGCGGCAGTGGCAGGAGACCAGATCACGAGGCTGGCAGAGCAAGTGAAGGCGCATGAGGAAGAGCTGCTCCAATGCTTAGCGGATTGCGAGGAGGAGTATGAGGATGCGGTGCAGCAATTGGAGCAATGTAGGGTTTCGATGGATGAGAAAGAGTATCATGAAGTGGTGATGTTTGTGGAAGCGGCGCTGAATGATGTGAAGAATTGTGAGGAAGCTTGTAAGAAtgtggaggagaaggagaagaaagagtTGATTGAGGAGAAGAATAATAAGGTAAGAGATATGTGTAATTTTGCTCTTGCTCTTACTATTGGATTGCAACAACATAAAAATCATGTTACTTCTACTTAG